Genomic window (Streptomyces sp. SLBN-31):
CGCGTCCGGGAGGTCGGGCAGCGCGGGCCCCCGCCACAGGGCCAGGGCGTCCGCGAGTCGCGCCGCGGCCTGCCGGGGATCCGCGGCGGCGGCACGCCCCTGCGCGGCCAGTTGTTCGAACAGGTGGGCGTCGACCGTGTCCGGAGCCGTGACGATGCGGTACCCGGCGGGGGTCGCCTCGATCTCGGTGTGCGGGGCGAGCCGGCGGCGCAGGCGGGAGATCTGCGACTGGAGCGCGTTCGCCGCCCCGGCGGGCGGCCGGGCCCCGTACAGGCCGTCGACCAGGCGCTCGGCGGAGACCGTACGGCCCGCGTCGAGGAGCAGGAGCGTGAGCAGGGCGCGGGGACGGGGGCCGCCGGGGTCGACGGGGGTGCCGTCGTCGGTGCGAACCTCCAGCGGGCCCAGGATCCCGAAACGCATGCGCCCAGCTTGTCAGGTCCATCGCCGGGCAAGGCTCCATCGCCGGGCAAGGCTCCATCGCCGGGCACGGCAAAAAGCCGGCCCACCTCTCGGTGGACCGGCTCAGTGCAGCGAACCAGCAGTGGCCGCGCGCTCAGCTGTGGGCGTCAGCGCGAGACCTTGCCGGCCTTGATGCACGAGGTGCAAGCGTTCACGCGCTTCGGCGTCCCGCCGACCACAGTACGGACGCGCTGGATGTTCGGGTTCCAGCGACGGGACGTACGGCGGTGCGAGTGCGAGATGTTGTTGCCGAAGCCCGGCCCCTTGCCGCAGACGTCGCAGTTGGCAGCCACGGGTCACTCCAAAGACTTCAGATGCACTTACGGTTGGGCCCCGGCATGCCGGGATCGAGATCGCAGGATCAGTGATCTGGGTGGCGTTGCCAGGGTGGGAAAGCCCGATCTGCATCGGGCAACCGGAGCAGCATACAACGACTGCGCCAGTACAACGAAACTACCATGGCTGCTCAGGGGCCCGCCCCCGGCCCTCTTCCGGCGGACACCGGTCCGCGGTCTACGCTGCGTCCAGTCCAGCAGCTACAGGAGGCGCAGGTGGCGCAGGTGCCGCAGACATTCCTCGATGCTCTCGCGGTGCGCACCTGGTGCGGCCTCGCGCTGGAGGCGCTCGGCAGCGCGCGCGAGGAGATCGACGCGATCAACGTGTACCCCGTGGCCGACGGGGACACCGGCACCAACCTGTACCTGACCGTGGAGTCCGCCGTCGCAGCGGTCGAGGCCGTCTTCGCCGCCCACGAGGTGGACTCCCGGGCCCCGGGGAAGCCGGCGCTGGCCGACGCCGTGCGCGCGATGGCGCACGGGGCCCTGATAGGCGCCCAGGGCAACTCCGGGACGATCCTCGCCCAGTTGCTGCGCGGCATGACCCAGATCCTCGCCGCCGACGGTGAGAGGCCTCACACCGACGGCGACGGCCTGCGGCTCGCCCTGCGGCACGCCGCCGACGCCGCCCGCCAGGCCGTAGCGCATCCCGTCGAGGGCACGGTCCTGTCCGTCGCCGCGGCCGCCGCGGACGCGGCCCACGCCGTCGAGGGCGACTGCGGGACGGTGGCGCGGGCCGCATACGAAGGCGCGCGCGCCGCCCTCGCCGCGACCCCGGGGCAGCTGGCCGTGCTCAGGCGCGCCGGAGTGGTGGACGCCGGCGGCCGGGGGCTGGTGGCGGTGCTCGGGGCGCTGGTGGAGACGTTCACGGGGGAGACGCCCAGGCCGGCCGCGGGTGCCGCGGGACTCACGGACACGGTGTGCGAGCCCGGGCGCATGGAGGGCGGCGCCGACGACGTCGGTGCGTGCGCGGTAGCCACCTCCGTCGTGGAGGAGGACGGCCCCGCCTTCGAGGTGATCTATCTCCTGGAGGCCGAGGACACGGCCGTCGCGCGGCTGCGGGAGCGGCTGGACGCGCTCGGGGACTCCCTGGTCGTCGTCGGCGGCGACGGGCTGTGGAACGTGCACGTGCACGTGGACGACGCGGGCGCCGCCGTGGAGGCGGGCGTCGAGGCCGGGCGGCCGTACCGCATCCGGATCACCCACTTCGGCGTCGGGGACGTCCACACGGCCCGCGGCGAGCGGCCGCCGCGGCCCAGGGTCCAG
Coding sequences:
- the rpmB gene encoding 50S ribosomal protein L28, yielding MAANCDVCGKGPGFGNNISHSHRRTSRRWNPNIQRVRTVVGGTPKRVNACTSCIKAGKVSR
- a CDS encoding DAK2 domain-containing protein, producing the protein MAQVPQTFLDALAVRTWCGLALEALGSAREEIDAINVYPVADGDTGTNLYLTVESAVAAVEAVFAAHEVDSRAPGKPALADAVRAMAHGALIGAQGNSGTILAQLLRGMTQILAADGERPHTDGDGLRLALRHAADAARQAVAHPVEGTVLSVAAAAADAAHAVEGDCGTVARAAYEGARAALAATPGQLAVLRRAGVVDAGGRGLVAVLGALVETFTGETPRPAAGAAGLTDTVCEPGRMEGGADDVGACAVATSVVEEDGPAFEVIYLLEAEDTAVARLRERLDALGDSLVVVGGDGLWNVHVHVDDAGAAVEAGVEAGRPYRIRITHFGVGDVHTARGERPPRPRVQRAVVAVVPGEGLAGLYGEAGATTVLARPGEPPASGELVEAVRRAHAREVVLLPNDAELRHTAAAAAEQARTEGIRVALIPTRSAVQGIAALAVHEPERRFDEDVVSMTSAAGATRYAEVCVAERQSWTMAGICQAGDVLGLIEGDVAVIGADVTAAAETVLDRMLQAGGELVTLVLGDDAPESIADHLEARVRETHLAVDTVVYRGGQGALLLIGVE